The region CTCATCCACTTCATCAGAAGGACAATCTGAGATGACTCCATTGTCCTCTCACCCTTTATATCCCTGAATCTAAACCTTGTACGTTCCATCACTCTTGCTATATGATGGCCCTAAAGTCCCTTTCAACCCTCAGAGATTCAGGTAGAGCCACAAACGCCACATGGAGTTGTACTACGATGATAAAAAGGTTCTCGCCAGTCATCGCTTTGTAGATTTCACTCGATGCCATGACACACCGGGAGCTTATTTTCCTGCTGATACCGATCCTCTTAGCGTCTTTTTTCCTTTCCGTAATCATGCACAGTTACAGAGCTTTACGTCTTTACTTCCGCTCCGTTTTCCTTTTCAGTAGCGGGTGGAACCTGCCTTCTTAAGCCCTGTTTCTAGATTGCAACATTTCTGTCCTCTGGGAAGATGCGGGTGTAACTTTTCTAGCGATACAAGCGTCAAAGTCGAGAGGATGTCCCATCGCAAAAAAAAATATGTCGAGAGGATGTCAGCTATCAACTTTTCTTGTTTTTAAGACCCATTCAAATAAATCATGCAGAATGTAACATTGCTTGATTGGGTCAAGCTGGTTGCTCTGTCACTCCGTGCTTAAATTAAGACAATCTAGACACAGCTAATGGGCGGTGACTGTAGTCTCTCTTCCGCAGCCATCCTGCGGGAAGATTGCTCAGCTGGGTTTCTGATCCGAAAGAGACGAGTACCATAAATAATTGCCATGCCTTTGCCGAGGTTAATTATAAAAGGAAAATGAAAGTACAGGTAGTCCTGAGTATTCGTCCGCTGTTTGAATGCGTGCGACTCTTACAGACTCACTAGCTCCTGAACAAAGCTGAAAATTTAGTCGAGATAATCACTTCTATGCCTACATAGTTCATGTACAAAAACATATTGTAAATGTCACATCACATCAGAACCTGGTAACTTACTAAAAATGATAAAAAGTACATTTTCATTCAATTGATGAATCAACATGATACAACCGCATAACTCAGCGAATGTGCGGCCTCTGCGTAACACAATGCATAAAGCCAGCACGTCCAACATAACACAATACACAGTTACAGAGCTCTATGAAGTAAGTCAGGTTTTCTTAGAAAAGAAGGATATACCCTGAGCGAGCCCTACATATGGGCGAAGCATGCaactattttattaattattcacaaagactttacaaaataatatataagtaagagcaactccaacgggccgatgcAAATCGTCCGCGCGTGTCCGTTTGAGTCAAAACGGACAAAAGCGTTGGCTCAACGTGTAGACCCATTTACATTTCGTGTTCATTTTGTGTCCGCTCTCGGACCCATTTCCATCCCAAATTTGGGTCATATTTGGGTTAAAGCCGGGCACAAAGCGGACATTTTCTGTGTATGCGTCATTCGTATGTGTCCGGGCCTTGCCCACCTGTCACCCACCCACCTCTCTCCCCCCTTTATTTATTCGCTGGCCCACAACCCTCCACCCCCacttctctcctcctccttctcctgccACCGAGTCGACGCCAGCCAAAGCTCCAACGACTCCCGCAAGATGACATCGAGCCGCCGCCGGCCACCTACCTCCGACTACTCCCGCAAGACGCCACCGCCGGCCAAGGCTGCCAGCGTGCCCAAGGTCTACGACGACGAGACGCTTTTGGCGCCAAAGGCTGCCGCAAACGGTCGCGGCTTCGGTGCTCGCGAGACGGGCTCCGGCGCTCGCTAGACAGCTACGCTGGTAGGTGCACAACACGCGGAAACACGGCATGCTGCTGGAGGCGGTGGTCGTGCTCGACCTGGCGATGTAGCGGCGCAAGCAGTGTGGCGGCGCAAGCACGCGGTGCGATGGCACGAGCGTGCAACCTGGAGGTGTGTCGGCGCGTGCGCGCACCAAGCCCCGCCGACGTCGAGATCGAGCTCGACCAACCCACCATGATCCATGACTTCGCCATCAAGCTCGTTGAGATATTCCGTGTCGGCTCGGTGATGCTCGACAAGGAGAAGACCTCCCACTTTGGCGTTCTGCCCAAGTAAGCCATGGACTCGTCAGACtgctcggggcggcggcgcgggagctcgcccaccaggtgttcgaccgaatgccgACGCGGACATGTCCAAAATGCGTCCGGCCCCGTTGGGTGCACCGGCCAACAACGAAAAAGCGGACACAGACAAGTGGATGAGCGACCCAAACGGACATATTCAATGTCTGTTTGGGTCGGtcggttggagttgctctaagcctgaagccaccatcttggcaacacatgtcgctactcctatccccttgaaGAAAAGGTGTCGAATGTCCGGGCTGAATACCAAATAGACATCACACCAAAGCTTAACATCTAAAGTCGGATGCCCCATCCAAGCCACAATGTTGGGACTGGGTCACACACTGGTCCAGTGCACTCTCGGTGGGCATCACATGCGCACGTTGCAAGGGCCATCACCACCGTCTTCCAtcgatccatcttcagagcagatattgGCGCACCGACTTTGCCgggcctctctgccatcgacgccaccacgacgccagatagcgtcatcctcctgcgcgagtccatcgccGCACATCGGACGCCGAGTCTCAACTGCGCCATGCTGCCgagatccgccgccatcaatgtgtaggataaagcaccgctccaccaaagatgtCGTCCACTAGTCCCTTGAGCCTgtgtacacctccaagaatgatGCCCCCAAGGGGGAAACGACACAAGGGCGCCGCCGTCATCCATTCTACTTATCTAGGGTTTCCCTCGGAGGTAGCAGATAATGGTCTGGAACTTGTCAACCacaatgccttcaagaaggtaacaaCGCCAAAGAGCGCTGCCATCGCCAGCCTTGGCAGCTAGTCGAGAGCATGTTTTCACCCAGCTCTGTTCAAAGAACCTTCATCAAGCGTCTTGTGCACAGATCGCCGCCTTCTCAGGCGGGGACTGGACGAAAAGGATCCAGCCACCGTAACCTGACCGGCCACGACACTACCATGGTGTCTAAGCAACCGACATGGTCAGGCCCACCGCGCTAGCCCGTCGCCGCAGAACCGAGCCGCCGGCTCGCCCAAGCCCATCTGGGTCGGGCGAAATCCACGAACCCGGCCGCCAGCACAGGAGCGCCCCCGGCACGAGGTGGCCGCACCACCGCTGTCGCTGCCGCCACTCACACCGTTGGGATCCCGCCGCTCCTTGCCTCTGGATCACCGTCGTGATGTGTGTCATCACCGCCAGAGGGGTTCGCCGCCGCCGCGCGAGTGACAATGCCCTGCTGCCGCCATCATACCCTAAAGCACAGGCGtgatctccggcggcggcgggagggagggATCAAGGAGAGGGGGCCGAGGACCGGCGGGGCGATCTCCCCCGTGCCGCCTAGGGTTGGCGACGCAGGGGTCGTGCGGGGAAGATGTCGTTCCTTTTGTAGAGATTGACTTAGCTTCTTTAGGGTCAGCTTAAGATGAGGTAAATACTGTCCGAAAATTTCACGAAAAAGGTCAGCTTAAGATGGGGTAAATACTATCTTAAAATTACACCGTCCTCCATAACAAAAGAAAACCTCCTTAttaatctatatctatactactattaaaaaagCAAACGTAAACTCCCCTAAAGCCACACAACAAACTGTACACAGGATAATCAGGATCCTTTGATCGAATCAACTTAAACACATCCTACTGCTTATATTACGCGAAAAGCCTGTCACCTGGATCAACGACTCAGATCGAATGTTCTGCCGAGCAGACGCCGTTGTCTGCCAACCGTCGCCCTCCGCATCCCTTGTTCTCCGCGGCCCCGCCCACGACACCCTAATTTACGCAACGATTCTACGATGATTATCCCGCTAATTTCTCAGCTCCAGATCCATCGTCTCCCCGCTCGCTCTGCCTCCGCAGTCCCCTCCGCCCTGCCCTACCGCCGCCGCGCGCCCGTGCCGCCCTCACGCATGCCCCGCGCTCCCGCCGTCATCCTACAGGCCCAGGCTACCTCCATAATGGATCCCCAGGAGGGGGGGACCTATCTTTCGGCATCGGAGGGGACGTGAGGAGGACGAGCAGCATGTGTAGCTGGTGGTCAACCGGGAGAACGCGCGCCTGTCGCTGCAGAGGAAGCAGCAGTGAACTGACCGCCTCCGCCATGTGAGAGGCTCTTGCTTCCGGAGGCTAGGAGCTTGTCCAAGTCCAAGTCCTCAAGGAGAGGCGCACTCCACATGCTCGCCGGGCTGCCCCACCCACCCCATGCACTCCTACACACCACTACTAGCCTGCTGTAACCCTCCGCCATGGGCATCAGCGCCTGCCTTGGTAGCTGCAGCAAGCATTTTCTGACCTCTTAAGTGTTTGTTATAATGCCTACAAGAAGTCAAGCAAAATATTATTTCAAGTTTGTACCGATGTTTGTGATAGTTGGAGATTAGGGGTAAAATATATTTTCTTGCTGGCTAATGATTGTTTTAGTTTATTATGTGGGACATTTTGTTATAGCAAAAGCTGAATATATAGGTGTTCGTCGGCTGCCCGTCATCTCCGGCTGCCAGTCCGCATCATGGATACGTTTGCTACAACTTATTAATTTGAATCAGCCCCGTTCATGTCTTTGTTGGGTCGAGTGCCGTTTtacattggaatttattttgtgatGAAACGATTTGGCCACATCCTAACAGAACATAAAAAACTGATGAATCGATCTGCACATCATTTTACACTTATTGATTGATCTAGGTAATCTGCTTGCAATTTGATGTGTAAATCAATCTAGCTGATTTTTAGAGTTAATTACAATAAGTGAAATATAACCTCACGAGGTCTCTTCACTAATTCTAGAGTTGATTTTTTGATCCAAATAGATTTAGTTCCTGTATTTGTGAATGGCGTAGGTCTGAAGTGCTTTCAGACATAGCAACATGTACATACAAGTGCTTGGAAGCAGGCATGTTGATTTATTTCTGGGAGACTAGCATGCACGAAGAAGCGAGCTAGATAAGCTTTCGGCCGTAGCTCACAAATATATTCTAACAAATTTCTTCTCAGTTGAATTATTTTGTCCTACCGCAGATGCCTAATCATCAGAACCCTGAGCAACTAGGTCGGAACTATGAGCAAGTAGGCCATCGTTTACAATCTCAACGATTCAGTGATGCTGAAGCTAATCATTCGACTTCACTGCCTTCTCAACATATAGGTATTGCACCAATTTCAAATTTTAAGTTAGTTCGGTTGATAATTTGGTACTACATACAGTCACATAATGACTAAGTATTGCTATTTTTCACAACGAATCAAAGTTAGGTTCATATGTTCTCCGAGAAGCATAGTATATGGCCTTTGGGCATGTGTAGATTTTAAAACATGGCATGGTGATGAAAATTTCTTCTTACAAAATGAATTTGTAATGAGAAATTATGTTATATTTTTTCTAGCTATGCAATTACTGAAGATGGGCTAAGAGTTCTGCCTTTTTAATTACTATGAACTTACATAGCAAAGAATCTGTAATGAGAAGTTATGTTTAATGCATGCAAAGAACGTATTTTTACAAAGATCCAAGTCTCCCGGATGGCACATATTTTATATGACATCTATCATCTGATTCTTCATGGTTGCTTGCAGATAGAAAATCAGGAGGCCGGATCTTTGTCAAGATCGAGAGGGTATTCCCCGTTTAAAGACGTCTCAATTAGTAAGGTTCTACTATCACTCAGGTTTTAGCCAAGCCAAATAAAGACAGATCCCTCTAGATTGTTCTCCATTCATGTCAATCCATTTATTATTGTATCTTTTTAGGGAACTTTGTGTTTAGGGAATGTTTCTCATCTGCTTTTAATGtgattctttttatttattttcctgatTTCTGTGCATGTTATGCGCCAACTTCAACAGTTCTGTTTGGCTAATATAAAGTAGGGACCTTTGCTACATAATAATACAAAGAGTTTACTCAAGGATGTTTATCAACTAGCAAGGTACTCTATTTACAAGCTGAATGTGAACTTTCTGAAAAAGATGCATGGCAGTTGTATCTTATGAGACAAAATATTTATGTTTGCAGTTTCAAATACTGAATAATGTTCAGAATACATATCCCATGTCAAACCAAGTTGTTGTAGAGCTTTCCTTTTTGTCATTAACTTCTATATACCATGACATTACTTGTTTAGTTTCTCTTTGCTAACAGACAACGATCGAAAACTTCACGGCCTTACAGGCTTCCATTGCTTTGATAAGAATTATTCTTTTGTTCGTTTATGAAATGGATACGTGCAATTCCAGTATTCCTCTCATTCTCTTCAATGATATGAGAAGATCTGATTTTGTTTCTATCTGCCTTTCTCCTGCTCATTTTGAGCAATCAATGATCTCCCCTGCTACTGCTTCCAGTATGCATATTCTGGAATCCAAGGGTCAGAACATTCATCTGGACCATCAGGTATGGTCTGCTTCTGGCAAGATTTTTTTTTCTAATTTATGCATCATTGGAGTATCATGATGTTTGTACTTCTTTTTGCTTGTCTGCAGACATATTCGAGATGCTGATAAAATTAGTCACCAATTTTTGAAAATAGGCAATGTCTATATGGACAGCAAAGCTTGATGTTGTATTTTCCACTTAATCTACCTTCTACCACACACCACTGAACTTTTGCCTCCAGTGGAATTAATTATACATACTGCACATGCTTCAGATTTGCAATGCCCTTTCTGCTGCATATACAATACTATTGAAGCTTTTGACTGCTCATACTTTATTGGGGAGTGAAGATCGAGCAGACCGATATGTTTCAGTCTCTTTCCTCTTGTTCTGAAGAATAGCTACCATACAACTGCTATATATATTGTTGACAGTACAAACAGTGTAAACTAAACTTCGACATTCCACTTTCTAACAACACATTTTAAATTAGGCAGACTCGGCAAGTAAAGAAAATGTCAGGGCGAGAGGGTATGGCTACAAAGCCGAGGGAACGTTTTCTTGAGCCTGAGACATTGTGATGGGGAGCTTGTAGTTAAGAACAATTTTTTGTGTAATTCTTAGCCATTAGATCTGTTAATTATGGATGCACAAGATTGCCCATGTCAAAAAATATCGGAGTTTTGTATATTGTGTCAAACGTGAGCCTTTCATGTGGTCAGCTTGGATAACACATGTTTTACGTCATTTTTGTATCTTCGGGTACTACACTAACGAATGATCATATATTTTCCTCATGCAAGTATATCAAAACACATTAACCaacttttcatataattttttatgcATAATGATTGCTCCAATTATTATTCTTTGATGTTGGTTAGATGCATCCGATGTGAAAATCTACATATGCATCCAAAATacacaatttgaattttgaattctaatgagacgtgcattgcacgtgcacgcttactagtgtttgaagaagaagaaaagatggTGCGACCCAAGAAGACCAGGGTTCCATCCCCAAGTATGACAAGTGCGACAACTCCGGTACTTTTTTATCTCGTTACAAATAAAACCAGGAATTGAAGCTCAGGATGCCATACCATTTGCCCAGTTCTTCGCACTCTAAAAATAAAGATTCTCAACTAGGATTGCAGGGGGTTGGAAAAGCTAATGTTACTACAATATTGGAGTATATTATTTTTGGAAGGGTAATATCAGAGTGACGGGTCGTTCTTTTCCCCTCTCCTCACCTAGGCGAGTGGGGACGGCAACTAATATATCCTACTTCCCAGCGAGTCCCAGGTCCCTCTCTCTGTCTGTCGCTTTGGGGGTNNNNNNNNNNNNNNNNNNNNNNNNNNNNNNNNNNNNNNNNNNNNNNNNNNNNNNNNNNNNNNNNNNNNNNNNNNNNNNNNNNNNNNNNNNNNNNNNNNNNNNNNNNNNNNNNNNNNNNNNNNNNNNNNNNNNNNNNNNNNNNNNNNNNNNNNNNNNNNNNNNNNNNNNNNNNNNNNNNNNNNNNNNNNNNNNNNNNNNNNNNNNNNNNNNNNNNNNNNNNNNNNNNNNNNNNNNNNNNNNNNNNNNNNNNNNNNNNNNNNNNNNNNNNNNNTTTTTCTCAGTACTTATTTTTAATGAAGTAATTGTACATTAAATCATCATTTGTATATATGGTAAGTCTCAAACGACAAACGTATCTACTCTTCTGGACAGTTTTTTTATATGTTTGCCCTCTAATTCACATAATTTAAATAAGCTAACTACAATATCATGTAGTAGAGGTAACATAGGGTGACAATAAACTAGCTACAATAAGCTCGCACGCGTCGCCTTCCGATGCCCCTTCGACGGCAGAAAGAGTGGCGGCACTCCATCTACTCCTAGCCTGGCATCAGTTCCCGAATCTGGGTATGCGCCTCCACAATAGGAGGCATCCACACATGCATCCCCTTGGGTATAGGAGTTCGGTTAGATTCATGTTTTTCAACTCTTCAAATTTAAGGAGCCCAGATTTGAGAAGGTGATTGAGGGGCTATTAAAATTTAGAAGTTCAATTAGAGACGCCCTAAGATTTGCTCGGATCCTCTGAACGCGACCCTGCCGCACCGGCACCACTCCAACTTAACGACATTAGCAGGGTGAGCTTTTAGCCGCCCATGTGAAAGTACAAGACCTCGTCATAAGAATCCATTTAATTTGCGTCACATCATGCTATACATAGTAGTAGCACCTAGATTAAAGGATAACCATGGAAATTACTAGTACCATGCATGGATAGGTCGATCGATACACAAGGTGACGTGCAGGTCTGATCATTTCCATGCCCTTATCAACACGAATCGGACTAATGGAAGACCAACAGGGCCACGAAAACACCTACTCCAATAATTAAGAAATTGCTGAAGAGATGCACGTCATGACACCACCCATTTCCAACTCGCGGCGAGATCATTATTAATTGAAGCGTTAGCCAGGGAAGAAACAGTCTTGGAATGGCCAGCAATCGGATCGAGATCGATCATGATCCAACGGCTGTGGCACTAACCAGTAGTCAAGGCGGTGACATGGTGGTTAGTGTCTCACTGTCTGGTGATGAGTGTGAGTCGTCAATTTTAACCTTTAGTAGGACTCTGGAGAAACTGTGAAACACAAAGGTAGAGACCTTTTCTTTCTTTCTGGTATGCATACATGTTGATTTGTTTTGCCCAGATGATGCTTATATATTGCTGCCATCTGAAGTGAAAACTCTTAACTTTTCACATAATTATGGATTTTCTGCTCCATACCAGAATTGTTAGCACGCAAGGTCAATCTTTCTATAGTGAAAATAATAATCATAACTTCTCCGAATTTCTTTCCTAGCTATCTAATTTTGTTATGAATGTGTGCAGAGTTACCACGTTATGAACTAAAGGCCTCGTTTTTTCGGGTGAAGTAAAGGCCTCGTTAGGAACTTAATTAGGTGCTTCTTGATTTGGAATAGACCAGTAGCGCAAACTAACTATATTTACTTGCTGCATTTGAAGAATGCAAAAGGAAATGGCAAATTATTAAAAAAGTGACGGGTGAAGAAATAGCAAAATAATGATATATTGTCACTTTTACATTATGTTGGCTTTATCAGACGACATATAGTACCACACATAGTCTCAAACTAATTATAAAAAAATAAATCAAACTGCAGGTATGATGCGCATGTGGAACGCACTTGAGTTAGATAAATTCGGCACAACGACCTACTAGCGTCTTTTTTGTAATTTGTTGCTAATAGAAAATCCTAAAGTGCCCTTGCCCTTATAACTTGTTTGCAACTAGTGTAGTTTGGCATGAGGGGTTAGCAATTTCAAAAAGGAAAACTAGTGTAGTTTGTTATTTAAAAAACATATAACTTTTTTTCCTCAGGCGAAAGTAGACAATGTATGAATAAATCGCGGGCGGAACAAGGTTAGTTTGGTCTTTTGTGTTAGCAAGTAGTAGCAAGTGGTGCAACAGCAAGCCTGCAACACGGATATAATAAGCCTCATCGGCCGGAGCCTCATGAGAAAGCCTCCGTGGTGGCAGCTGGTGCAAGAAATAGCTAACGTTCATAGCGCCAGAGCACTAGAAGAAATCGATGAAGCTGTTCGCGTTCGTGAGGCGCGCTCGCCGGACATCGGCCGCGGCGGCGATGACAGCGGAGCCGATTCCGGTGCCGGTGGCGCCTGTGTCCGCTGCGGAGAAGCGGCGGCGGAGGCCCTCGTCGGGGCCGTCGTCGTGGAAGCCGACGCTAGTCGCCATCTCCGAGGACGCTGCGGTGGCCGCCGCCAAGGCCGACGCCGGAAAGGCCAAGGGCAAGGCGAAAGGGAAGCCGGGGGCTGCCAAGGCCAAGGCGAGGCCGTCGCCTCGCTCGCTCCAGCCTGACTACGACGACTTCCGGTAAGTTCAGTTCCGTGCCGTGTCCGCGTGCGCACGTGTGTGAGGCGTCGGGTTTGCGCGCGCACCGTAGTAGGCCACAGCCGTTGGATCCGGCTGGGTAGGCAGGGGAGTGACCATCTGACGGATGCAGTGCGTTGACCTTGGATTAGCCTGCGTGCGCGGCTGGGTAGGCAGGGGAGTGACCATCTTCTTGTTTTGAGAAAATCGTCCAATCTACTCACCAAAACAGCTTGTCGGTACAAAGAacacacaaaaaaaattaaaattacTATATTCatatccatagaccacctagcaacgaGTACAATCCTTCTTAACCAGTCATTTGAACAAAACTGGTAAAGAATGAATTATCTTTTGGCTTTGGCTCGATCGAACCCACGCATTGCTGAGATATTCTTTTACCGAAATGTAAATATCCTAGTATTTACTGAAATGATAAAAGAAATCCtaaaattttggtgaaattttatGAACAACGAGAAACCTATGTGGGCCATGGCTGCTTCTAACAGGTAATAATTATATCAGTTTTGCTAATTATATAAGCGTGTGTGGCGATAGTCCATATCGTAAGCAGTTTTGTCAACAGCTTGGTTTGCTGTTGCTGTAAAGCGTGATCTTGATGATCTACTTGCTTGGAAGCAGGACGTAGAGATAAGGGTTAGTTGGTGGGTCAGCTGTTTGGCACCTAATTTCAGTTGCAACTCGCACAAAGTTGACCCGGGATGGATGGTTAATGGGTTCACAGGCGCCGCAGCTTGTGTCCAGCTTTTCGATCGTCAACTAGCCTACACAAGCAGTTGATTTCAGCTTGGTATGATTATCTAGTGAGTGCAGAATTAAGCCATGCTGTTCTTCTGGCTGTGCAGAACGGTACGGTACGGGCACACACTTCCACGTCACGGCATCTAGTCTGAAACATATTGTCAGTCCGAAATCTTATCTGTTCGAAAAAATTGCACTAACAGAGTCAAGAATtttattttttttcgaaacgggAGTCAAGAATTAGAAATTATACTAATGGGAATTATGTCTGTTCGATTGAAACTGTTCTCTGGTACATCAGCAGAACTACAATGGACCACCcagaaaaaaaaatctatgaacatgtAGACAAGCTCCATCGATCTGTAGACAAGCTCACCAGTCACCACCCCTATTCTGGGTGCATGTGTCGGACGGAGACGTCCTGTTGCTTTATCGTTAGTCAAAACACAAGCCTCACTGGCCAGTCAAGTGAGCATGTGACCCTGATGCGTGCTGCTAGTACTACTTGCCCTTCACAAGGGAAGGCATCAGTGGTACAAAAATCACGGACGGCGAGCGCTTCGGTCAAAGAATGGTGGGACAGCAACCTTCAGACTCGTCTCGCTCTCCCAAAGCCTTAGCCTCATTGATGATGCTCATCTCTTGGGAGGTTTGGTCTGAGAGGAATGCTAGAGTCTTTCGCAACGTGGCGGTTCCATCGATGGCCATCATCAACAAGATCAAGCACGAGGCGTCGCTTTGGGCTTTGGCGGGTGCCAAGCGCTTGAGTATTGTAATGCCGCGAGAGTAATTTTTCTTTGTCAGCCGCTTGCGGCTTCTGTCTAAAACCTTCTCCCTTATTTAatgaaatggcaagtcttttgcctcgtttAAAAGAAAAATCTCGGAAATTTAACTGCTTCATGTAAAGTTACTAGTGCATTTCAAGCGGGACATGCAACTGCTTTCGGTATTCCTTGTGCCCCTAAAACTGACCCAAATTATTGTCTCTCTACCTGCAGGCGCTTCGGGGCGCCCACGGTGCTGCCGGCGTTCGCGCCCACGGCGTTCCTCTTCTGAGCTCAGGCGACCTCGCTGTGGTGGTGTGCCGTGATGGCAAGTGACAACGTGGTGCTCAGGCGACCTCGCTGTGGTGGTGTGCCGTGATGGCAAGTGACAACGTGGTGGTCTGACCATGAACCCTCTCTGTGTTTGTGCGCCCAATATGAGCTCCCAAAGCTGATGCCTCTACGATTCCTTCTAGTGCTGGCTTCTCATGTGAATATCTATGTCTATTATTTCGGCTTCCATCCAACTTGCGTTGCGCCTCTGTTTAGATCTATTCTTCACAATTCTTGTCATCCCGCATGATTTGGTCGGCCAGGTTCGACAGAGCCAGTTTCGGAAAATAGGATAGCAGGACCGGAGAAATCCAACTGTACTCTGCAACATTCAGGTCATTCATCCCTGTGATCAGCAAAACACAGAGGGCAAATAAAGAAGCAAATCATGAAAGAATTGTACAATCAGACACACTGGTGACAGGCCATTCACATCATAATTAACTTTGCTGACGAAATCACAATGAAATCATTTTGGTAAGAGGGTGTAAACACCCTAATCTGGCAACATCATAAAACAAGCACGCCAGAATCAATACACGGCAAGCCCAACTATGCCAATACAAGGGTAGCAATTATTCCTCAGCTTATATCACAGGCGGGTAGCAGGCTGACAAATAGAAAGTTTATAAATTCTCATCTCCTGTTATCAAGAGAGGAAATGGGCCACCAACTTACAAGAGGAACATTTGTTTGCTAAAATGAGACTAGCACCCCTCCTGCACCGCACAATTCGACTTCCCGGTGCTGGAACAACTGAACAAGGCTGTAATGTAAAGCAGTGACTGTGCTTCAGGATGGCCATGACATTTGAACCGTGTCATCACGGGATCATAGTGTATGTTCGCCACAGGATCAGTAACCGTTAATCTTTCGCTGTGAAGATCCAGAGTGCAATGCCCCGTTGTCAGTGAGCCTTGAAAAGCCAACCTGATCCCTAGCCCCTGGGCTCGGAGGAACTCTTGGACTAGGAACACTGGTCAAGCG is a window of Triticum dicoccoides isolate Atlit2015 ecotype Zavitan chromosome 2B, WEW_v2.0, whole genome shotgun sequence DNA encoding:
- the LOC119363396 gene encoding uncharacterized protein LOC119363396, coding for MKLFAFVRRARRTSAAAAMTAEPIPVPVAPVSAAEKRRRRPSSGPSSWKPTLVAISEDAAVAAAKADAGKAKGKAKGKPGAAKAKARPSPRSLQPDYDDFRRFGAPTVLPAFAPTAFLF